The Cytobacillus oceanisediminis genomic interval CGAAATGCATGCTTGTAGGCATCCGTCCGGAAATTGCCCAGACCATTGTAAACTTGGGAATTGATTTAAATCAGTTCACTACAAAGAATACCTTGAAAAAGGGTGTAGAAGCGGCGCTTGAGTTAACCAGCCGCAAAATTGTGAATGTGGAGGGAGCGGAATGAGAGTGAGAATCCCGATTTTAAAGCTGAACGATTGCCTATTAGTCTCCATTCAGTGGGAATTGGATGACCAGACAGCTCTGCAGTTTCAGGAGGATCTGCTCCATAAAATCCATGAGACCAGCGCAAATGGAGTCGTGATTGATTTAACATCCATTGACTTTATTGATTCATTCATCGCTAAAGTTCTCGGCGACGTAATAAATATGTCCAAACTGATGGGTGCAAAAGTAGTCATAACCGGGATACAGCCTGCCGTAGCAATTACGCTTATTGAGTTAGGTATTGGGTTAGATGATGTCCTTACTGCATTAGATCTAGAAAAAGGTTTGGAGAAATTACAA includes:
- a CDS encoding STAS domain-containing protein, with protein sequence MRVRIPILKLNDCLLVSIQWELDDQTALQFQEDLLHKIHETSANGVVIDLTSIDFIDSFIAKVLGDVINMSKLMGAKVVITGIQPAVAITLIELGIGLDDVLTALDLEKGLEKLQQELGE